Part of the Ornithodoros turicata isolate Travis chromosome 6, ASM3712646v1, whole genome shotgun sequence genome, ATAAGTCGTAACCAGCAGTGGCTCGCGTTCTACCAAACACTACTTTCGCTGACATTAAACAGATATCGCCCATTGTGAAGCTTTCCAAATTGTCGTACGAGAAAATAATATCTGTGAAtatgcatcttttttttttctttttctttttgtcgtttGCCAACTCATACAAGACAAGCCCCGTTGAGTGTCCCGCCTGACTGATAACGAAGCCATGTTGATAAAAACCTCTCTTGGCTTCCGATAACACGTTGACCGCGCTCAAAATACTACGCTTCCGCTGTGAAGACTTGAACGTCTTGTGTGAAGTTTGTAAGCTCATCGGCGATCAATAGAAACACCCGCGATGCTACAGCTGTgacgcgcgcgagagagagggTGCAAAGAGAACGCTCGGCAATGATAGATCGACTCTGGTGCAAAACAATAACAGCACATGGCAACTTACTGTTTCCCCACGGGTTTGGAGGTTCAACATAACCTGTGACTATGCGGTCGTCTTCGGGGAAATTCACCCGGTGGCCCTTGCCTCTTCGTTTGTGCGAGACGCCATGAGCGAGCATCACTGAAGTCTCAGTCGGGGTTGTCGGAGCCGACATAGATTTCTCATAAGAAATGAAGAAATCATCGCTGGCTTCCTCCATACTAGTGAAGATTGAAGACATGCCCTCAGTATTCATTCATGCTGCCTGCTTGCAAGCGCTTGGACGCGTACGATATCCAGGTGCTGTTCAATGATTTCGCGGCTCCAGCAGTATGCCGCAAGTCAACGCGATCATTGCCGCAAGGCGCGGCGGTGGCCGCGCCACCTGGGCGAACAGAAACAAAGTAAACAGTGGCAGTTTCCGGAAGCCATTTTTATCTCTCATCATCGATATGAAGCGGCAGCTTTAAAGAAACAGAGAAGGCTACGAATTCCAAGGGAAGCGGGTTCTTTCGTCTAGCACAACTTCAGCACTCATCTACAATGGGCCTACCCTGCGTTTCGTttcggtagcagacgacacgtttGGTGAGGAATGTAACATAAGTTTGCTTTTTGAACTATTTGCGTTATTTCACTGCACGGAAAACTTTGGCAAATTTGCACAAAGATGCAATTCGTCAAAGAGCAACACTGTAATGACACTGTAATGACACTGTAACACATCAACACACAACTGGAAGAATTTTTCTTGAATATCACACTGAATTTTTCTTGAATATCACACTGGTTATAACAGTTCCCGAAATGTGCTGTAATAAAACACTTGTCCAATGACCGTAGTTAAAGTCCAGATCAATACAAATTCTATCGACAGAAGAACTGAAGACTAACTGACTTATATCAAGGACAAAAAACAAGATGAGTTAGGAGGCCAAACAGAGGAGAAATCAGCCTTGAAACACGCACGACCTAACTTTTCCACAAAATCTTCCCTGTGTCCTTGCCCTAAATAATGCACGTCACACGCGCATCTTGGCGATGCTTAGTAACTCTGCCCCCACGTCCCCGTACGATGCCCCATCCTCTAAAAACTCTTCAGAAAGTTCTCTCACTGTGAGCGCCATTCGTCTCTTTTCCACATCTTCCCGTAAAATCGAGTGATGCCATTTGTATCTTGCATCATCCCACAAGACAAGCATGGATCTGCGCGGCAAGACAATCTGTACCACCGATAACCGCGGTGGATTTGTGACTGAAACCCTATCTTTGTATTCCTTACTCCACTGATCACAGTTCGCGGAATGAGCGGTACGTTCGCAAACTTCTTGCTCTGCATCATTAAATATCGTATCACTTTCAAcaatcaaattttcattcgccAGCTTCCAATGTTCTTCAGACTTCGACAATGTGAGCACCGTGTCCGAAAGCAAGTTGAAGGTCACTAATCTCGATCCCCACAGCCACCAGTCATCGTAGTGTGGGTCAATACACGATCCTCTATCGGGCTCGTAGTCCAAATTGCACAATTCAACAGCTCTAAAGTCTGATATGCAGCGTGTTTGAAGCATCTTGTCTTCCAAATGGGTGAAGTATCTGGGCAATCCTTTGAAGCCATCTGCTTTCACCTTCTTCTTTTTAAAATTCACTTTGGGCCCGTAGTCTTGCTTGCGTCTTCCCGACTGAGACATGACCCAGGTTCCACGGTCGATGTCTTCTACGAGGTCCTTTTCTTCTTCGGGTGTGAGGAAATCTTCGTACAC contains:
- the LOC135396926 gene encoding alpha-ketoglutarate-dependent dioxygenase alkB homolog 4-like, which encodes MEAKCACKGVRTCLFCENFRAPSKHAISKSKVRHPFVFCPLCELCWPGWRENPTTGLDGVPLRVPGIAVYEDFLTPEEEKDLVEDIDRGTWVMSQSGRRKQDYGPKVNFKKKKVKADGFKGLPRYFTHLEDKMLQTRCISDFRAVELCNLDYEPDRGSCIDPHYDDWWLWGSRLVTFNLLSDTVLTLSKSEEHWKLANENLIVESDTIFNDAEQEVCERTAHSANCDQWSKEYKDRVSVTNPPRLSVVQIVLPRRSMLVLWDDARYKWHHSILREDVEKRRMALTVRELSEEFLEDGASYGDVGAELLSIAKMRV